ATATCCCCGGGCACAATCACTGGTTGACCTACACATTTGTAATCTTCAGGTAAGACAGGATGATTAGCCGGAAATGCCCGTGTTGCACCTTTGCGGTGGACACAAAGTTTAATCTTTTTGCCAGCAACATTATGTTCCTCAATTTTACCAATATTATGTGCAACATCATAGACTAATTCCATGCCTAATTCGGATAGTTTCATCCCCAATACCTGCTTAAATACTTCTCTGGTTAAGTGCATCAAGCATTGTCTATTTGCCCAGGCGTAATTTGCGGCCGCGGACATTGCTCCAAAATAAGCTTTACCTTCCGGCGAATTAAATGGAGCACATGCCAGCTGCCTATCGGGTAAAAATATCCCATATTTTCTTACCGCGTCACCCATTGAGTGTAAATAATCTTCACAGACCTGGTAACCCAGTCCTCTTGACCCGGAATGAATCATAGTGGTAATTTGTCCTTCTTGTAGTCCAAATACCTTTGCCACTGCCGAGTCATAAATTTTCTCTACTACCTGAACCTCTAAAAAATGATTGCCAGAACCTAATGTGCCCAGTTGTGCCAGCCCTCGTTCCATTGCTTTATGACTAATCCTATCCGGAGCCGCCATTGCCAGACATCCTTCTTCTTCGGTATGAGATAAATCCTCATTTATCCCATATCCTTTTGAAACAGCCCATTTTGACCCATTAATTAAAACATCTACCTCTTCTTTAGGTGAGAGTTTAATCATTCCTTTTGAGCCTAATCCGGATGGTATGTTATGAAATAAACTATTAATTAATATTGAAAGTTTAGCCTGAATATCTATCAGAGAGAGATTAGTTCGGACCAATCTTACCCCACAATTAATATCCGAGCCAACTCCACCTGGTGAGATAACACCGCCCTGCTCAATATCTGTTGCGGCAACACCGCCAATTGGCAAGCCATAACCCCAATGAATATCAGGCATAGCTAATGAGTATTTAACTATACCTGGCAAACAGGCAACATTTGCAACCTGCACTGGCGTATTATCTTTTTTAATATGGCTAATCATCGAGTCATCTGCATATATTAATCCTGGAACTTGCATCTCTCGCCGATAACTTTTCGGGATTCGATAACGATAATCATCAATTTTTTCTAAGGGTCCTTGATAACCAACTCCTTGTGACATCTTTATGTTTACCTCCTTTTATCAGAAGAACGCTCTCGGATAAAATTAAGCGGTAATTTTATTAGCCTTCGCACACCGCAAATTTTTCCTTCACCCCCACTTTTTAAGTAGAGAGTAGAAAGTAGAGAGTAGAGAGTAGGAATTTTGTTTTATTTACTTCCTATTTCCCGTTTCTTACTTCCTATTTTTATCCGAGAGGCTTCCAGAATAACTGCCTTCTATCTTCTACCATGTTTGCTGATTAGATTTAATATAATTTAACCATCGACCTGTCAATTCTGGCAGGCTTTTAATCTCTGGTGAATAGGCATTTTCTAATGCCTTATTTAACTCCATACCTTCCTTTAAATTCTTGCAAAAGGCATAAAGTTTTCCTCTTCCATGCACATCTATCAGGTAAGTTACGATACTTAAAGATTCGGTGTACCACAGATGGATAATCTCAATTTTATTCTGTTGTGAGATGTCAATCGCGGTAAGTTGGTCAGCAGTGAAATATTTTCCTCCTCTTATCTGGTCAAGTATCTCTTGATAATTATTTATGTATGTTTTGCAAAACTTATTCTCTTCATACACGGCTAATCCCTCGGCAAGCCATTTAGGGAAATTGGGGCTAAATTCCATAAAGTCAGCGAAGATTAAATGAGTTAATTCATGAGGAATAACGGCATCAATTAGGTTTTCGGCATCTTTATGGGAGTAAATTGAGCGGGTTTTAAATTCACTGTATCCAGATGACCAGGTAGCTTTACCTGTCGCCTTAAAATAATCCTCCGGGGTATCAAAAACATAAATAGTAACCTTATCCTTTAACCAGAATCCAGCATCACCAAATCCTAAATCTGTTGGTATATCGTAATAGATTTCTACTTTAGCTACAATATCATCCGCTAAAATTGCATCACTGGTATAAATGATAAAGTGGGATGTCTCTCTTTTAACAGCTAATTGATATGCTGGTTGTGTAGTAGCAGTACTAAATTCAGAATTTATTTCCGCAGAAGATAACCTGTCAACTGGCACTTTAGTTCTTCTATACATTTCTTCTCGTTTCGTAACGCTATTAATTGCCCAGCAGGCGACGACAATAATCACGATTAAAGATAACCAGACATCTAATCCTATCCATCTTTTCCATCCTCTTCCCTCACGATGCCTATGCATAATCATATATCTTTCTTCTTCAGGACTTACATCAGCCTTTTTAGATGATTCCTTTCGAAATACCGCATGGCATAGATTACAAAATAATGCTTCATCTGGATTGTTATAACCACATTTTGGACATTGCATTTCATTATTCCTCTTTATACTTCATCATCCAGGACTTTTAAAGATTTGTCAAGTGGATGACCCAGAATTTTCGGTGGTGTCTGAAAATAACGCTAATAGTGAAATCTATGCAGATTTGGTGTCCAAAAGGGGATAAGGAAATAAAGGGAGATATGGAGATTATTCATTGTAATTTGCAAAATTTTAGAATGAATTTATCTCCTTATCTCCATAATCCCCATATCTCCTTTTCTTACACTATTTCAACCTTTATGCTAGATTAAGACACCACCGAATTTTCTAAAATCTTATATATTCTATATCCAACTTTTTCTGCCAAAAATTTATATTCTTTTTCAACCCTATTAATATCAATATTTCTTAGCCTTAGATCTGGCTCGCCAATAATGAAGTAATCAATATCCCATTTTTTGATACAATCTAATATAGTTTCCATATTTTCATTAGGAGTAAAGAATCCTTTTCTACCAGTCCAATAAGCAATGGCATGGGCATCGCAAATCATAATCTTTTCATCTGACCCTGTATTATCTTTAATCCAGGAATATAATTTTTGTTCTGGAATCTCCTTTTGGCTGTATCTGTCATAAACAACATATATAGACTGCAAGATTAAAATAATACCGATAAGAGAAATAAGTATTTTTCTATTTATGATTATATTTATTCCAAATATCCCTAATAATACACAATGTGATATTAAAAAGCCTGTATATCCTGCCCGGGGTCCCGATACACATAAACAGATTATCAATCCTAAATAAAATAAAGATGGAATTAGTTTTGTTGACCATTTGATTATACCATAGAGGACTACTATCAATAAAGGGTATGATAGAAATCCTGCAAGTGCCGCATTTAGTCTTACAGGATTCCAGAGAGCCTGCATATCCCAGGTTGAAAATGTAATTGAATATGGTCTGGGCAAAAAGGTCAGGTAGAGACTCCCTATTTTAGTCTGAAGAAAGGTGATGGGATTCAATATAAATTCAAGATAGGATTTAAGTGTTGGAGGATTGAGGGTCAGGAATTCTTGCCATGTTCTCGTGATTGAGATATATTTACCAGATGTATGGACAGGATTCCCAAAGATTAAATAATTCCTTATGAGCCACGGAGATATGAGCAATAAAAAGATAAATATTGGATAGAAATATGACGCCTTTATTTGTATCTTCCTATTTTTTATAACCTCAAATATTACCTTCCTATCCCTAATTAATTCAATTAAAATTAATGATAAAATCAGGAATAAAGAAGCTGGATGTAAAAGATAAGAGCCAGCTCCTATAATTGCAACATAATTCCAGTCTCTTTTTAAATAAAGATAAAAAAGGCACAGGGAAAAATATACACAAGAAGAAGGACCAGTTATCTCAAAGGGACCAGATAGGAAACAAGGATTTATGGTTATTAAAAGTATAGTTGAGTAAATGGCGCAGTTTTCACTATATAATTTTTTAGCAATAAGGTAAATTGGTAAAAGTATTGAAACAATAAATAATACTAGAACCAATTTTGCCACTTCAAAAGATTGACCAAATATAGAGAAAACAAAACCTAAAATTAAATTAAATAGTGGCGGTCTATATTGGGCATAAAATGCCTTATCAATTCCTTGCCAATAACTCTCCGTAAACGGTAATACTACCCAGGCTTTATCGGTTAAGAAACTTTTTGCAAGCGAGATATGCCAATATGAATCCCCGCTTATGGGAAATTTTGATATCGTTGACACACTTGCGTAGAGGATTAAAGTTATCCCAAAGATAAGTAATAATTTTCCCGGGATATTAAAATCTGGTCTTCTAAAAAATAAGGTAATAAGAGACAAAGGGAAAACGGCTAATGACCACAGGATTGGAATTTTAAAGAGATGAAGAACAACAGCCAGTCCTGCATACATCAGGATAGAAAAGCCAAATGAAAAGCAAAATCTTTCTTCACCTTGAAATTTCTTGCTTGAAATCAAATAACCTGGTAGATAAAACAAAATAAATAGAATAAGTATCTGGATAATAAACATTTTAATATCTCCCTTATGTTTGGTAACTGGTAACTGGTAATTAGTTACCAATCACCAGTTACTAATTACCCCATTAACTCTTCTAATCAAAAATCCCTTTTCTCGTTAATGCCTGGATAAATCTATTAATTATAGGCAATCTTGACACTTTAATTGATTTTATCGCCTCTTCTTCCTTTATCATTACTTCCATCTCTATTTCTTGTAATTTATGAATATAGTTAGTCAAATACTCATCTTCCTTACCTTCACCTCTCTCCACAAAGACCTGTAACT
Above is a window of bacterium DNA encoding:
- a CDS encoding peptidase MA family metallohydrolase; protein product: MQCPKCGYNNPDEALFCNLCHAVFRKESSKKADVSPEEERYMIMHRHREGRGWKRWIGLDVWLSLIVIIVVACWAINSVTKREEMYRRTKVPVDRLSSAEINSEFSTATTQPAYQLAVKRETSHFIIYTSDAILADDIVAKVEIYYDIPTDLGFGDAGFWLKDKVTIYVFDTPEDYFKATGKATWSSGYSEFKTRSIYSHKDAENLIDAVIPHELTHLIFADFMEFSPNFPKWLAEGLAVYEENKFCKTYINNYQEILDQIRGGKYFTADQLTAIDISQQNKIEIIHLWYTESLSIVTYLIDVHGRGKLYAFCKNLKEGMELNKALENAYSPEIKSLPELTGRWLNYIKSNQQTW
- a CDS encoding RtcB family protein, whose product is MSQGVGYQGPLEKIDDYRYRIPKSYRREMQVPGLIYADDSMISHIKKDNTPVQVANVACLPGIVKYSLAMPDIHWGYGLPIGGVAATDIEQGGVISPGGVGSDINCGVRLVRTNLSLIDIQAKLSILINSLFHNIPSGLGSKGMIKLSPKEEVDVLINGSKWAVSKGYGINEDLSHTEEEGCLAMAAPDRISHKAMERGLAQLGTLGSGNHFLEVQVVEKIYDSAVAKVFGLQEGQITTMIHSGSRGLGYQVCEDYLHSMGDAVRKYGIFLPDRQLACAPFNSPEGKAYFGAMSAAANYAWANRQCLMHLTREVFKQVLGMKLSELGMELVYDVAHNIGKIEEHNVAGKKIKLCVHRKGATRAFPANHPVLPEDYKCVGQPVIVPGDMGTASYVLIGTALGMEEAFGTACHGAGRVLSRTAAINQARGRAIDEELKIKGILVRSAGRETLAEEMPEAYKDVTQVVSVLHNAGIARRVAKLRPLGVVKG
- a CDS encoding glycosyltransferase family 39 protein; protein product: MFIIQILILFILFYLPGYLISSKKFQGEERFCFSFGFSILMYAGLAVVLHLFKIPILWSLAVFPLSLITLFFRRPDFNIPGKLLLIFGITLILYASVSTISKFPISGDSYWHISLAKSFLTDKAWVVLPFTESYWQGIDKAFYAQYRPPLFNLILGFVFSIFGQSFEVAKLVLVLFIVSILLPIYLIAKKLYSENCAIYSTILLITINPCFLSGPFEITGPSSCVYFSLCLFYLYLKRDWNYVAIIGAGSYLLHPASLFLILSLILIELIRDRKVIFEVIKNRKIQIKASYFYPIFIFLLLISPWLIRNYLIFGNPVHTSGKYISITRTWQEFLTLNPPTLKSYLEFILNPITFLQTKIGSLYLTFLPRPYSITFSTWDMQALWNPVRLNAALAGFLSYPLLIVVLYGIIKWSTKLIPSLFYLGLIICLCVSGPRAGYTGFLISHCVLLGIFGINIIINRKILISLIGIILILQSIYVVYDRYSQKEIPEQKLYSWIKDNTGSDEKIMICDAHAIAYWTGRKGFFTPNENMETILDCIKKWDIDYFIIGEPDLRLRNIDINRVEKEYKFLAEKVGYRIYKILENSVVS